Proteins from a single region of Nocardiopsis dassonvillei subsp. dassonvillei DSM 43111:
- a CDS encoding aminoglycoside phosphotransferase family protein: MAHPPIGLTAELVRGLLLEQHPDLADRPLHSGSRGWGNQMWRLGDDLAVRLPWSWRSTNALMQGELPWLPALAPRLPLPVPVPLRLGVPSPRFERPWIVTTWVPGTPADLAPATDAERAAEDLAAFLTALHQPAPDNAPASGKGGPLTDCAEQFREQFASATAMGLVEDPDAVRAIWRNAVAAPAWRGPALWLHGDLHPANVLTADGTFCGVVDFGDLSTGDPACDLAAAWILLPDGAVRRFYRAYRPTPDPATLRRARGWAVLCALGGLLVGEAGVRGRAGGHASWGAPARAALRRLTKG, from the coding sequence ATGGCGCACCCCCCGATCGGCCTCACCGCGGAGTTGGTCCGAGGTCTGCTGCTCGAACAGCACCCCGACCTCGCCGACCGCCCCCTGCACTCGGGATCGCGGGGCTGGGGAAACCAGATGTGGCGGCTGGGCGACGACCTCGCCGTCCGGCTGCCCTGGTCATGGCGGTCCACCAACGCGCTGATGCAGGGAGAGCTCCCCTGGCTGCCCGCGCTCGCCCCGCGCCTTCCCCTGCCGGTCCCGGTCCCGCTGCGGCTGGGCGTGCCCAGCCCCCGGTTCGAACGGCCCTGGATCGTCACCACCTGGGTACCGGGCACACCCGCCGACCTGGCCCCCGCCACGGACGCCGAACGGGCGGCCGAGGACCTGGCCGCCTTCCTGACCGCTCTGCACCAGCCCGCCCCCGACAACGCCCCCGCCAGCGGCAAGGGCGGCCCCCTCACCGACTGCGCCGAGCAGTTCCGCGAACAGTTCGCCTCGGCCACCGCGATGGGGCTGGTCGAGGATCCGGACGCCGTCCGCGCGATCTGGAGGAACGCCGTCGCCGCACCCGCGTGGCGGGGCCCCGCGCTGTGGCTGCACGGCGACCTGCACCCGGCCAACGTCCTGACCGCGGACGGCACCTTCTGCGGCGTGGTCGACTTCGGCGACCTGTCCACGGGCGACCCGGCCTGCGATCTGGCCGCCGCCTGGATCCTGCTGCCGGACGGCGCCGTCAGGCGCTTCTACCGCGCCTACCGGCCGACCCCGGACCCCGCGACCCTGCGCCGGGCCCGCGGGTGGGCCGTGCTGTGCGCCCTGGGCGGCCTCCTCGTCGGCGAGGCCGGGGTCCGCGGACGCGCGGGCGGCCACGCCAGCTGGGGGGCGCCCGCCCGCGCCGCGCTACGGCGCCTCACCAAGGGCTGA
- a CDS encoding helix-turn-helix transcriptional regulator, with translation MVMKTSARLLALLSILQTRRDWSGQDLADRLDVSARTVRRDVDRLRELGYPITTFKGPDGGYRLDAGSRMPPLLFDDEQAVALAVALQAATATGAGIGEAAARALNTVRQVMPARLRQRINAVRVAVVAPPSAPRARADGGLLTAISAAVHAREELRLDYAPAFRSASRDEAAVGPRRVQPHHLVTWAGHWYLLAWDVEREDWRTLRVDRIALRSPNGPRFTPREVPGGDVAAFLIGRFRGSDGTVDWPCRGEVILDLPARAVAPFAHDGLVEEVGPERCRLVLGSWSWVGLASAVGRFDADFEVVGPPELEDAFARLARRYAGGGRQARAPER, from the coding sequence ATGGTGATGAAGACTTCCGCCCGCCTGCTGGCGCTGCTCTCCATACTCCAGACCCGCCGGGACTGGTCGGGGCAGGACCTGGCCGACCGGCTGGACGTCAGTGCGCGCACGGTCCGACGTGACGTGGACCGTCTGCGCGAACTCGGCTACCCGATCACGACCTTCAAGGGGCCCGACGGCGGGTACCGGCTCGACGCGGGGTCGCGGATGCCCCCGCTGCTGTTCGACGACGAGCAGGCCGTCGCGCTGGCCGTCGCGCTCCAGGCGGCCACGGCCACCGGCGCCGGGATCGGGGAGGCCGCGGCGCGCGCCCTCAACACCGTTCGACAGGTCATGCCCGCCCGCCTGCGCCAACGGATCAACGCGGTCCGGGTCGCCGTGGTCGCCCCGCCCTCCGCCCCGCGGGCGCGGGCCGACGGCGGGCTGCTCACGGCGATCAGCGCCGCCGTGCACGCCCGCGAGGAACTGCGCCTGGACTACGCCCCCGCCTTCCGGTCCGCCTCCCGGGACGAGGCCGCCGTGGGCCCGCGCCGGGTCCAGCCCCACCACCTGGTCACCTGGGCGGGGCACTGGTACCTCCTGGCCTGGGACGTCGAGCGCGAGGACTGGCGGACCCTGCGGGTGGACCGCATCGCGCTGCGCAGTCCCAACGGCCCCCGGTTCACCCCTCGGGAGGTGCCCGGGGGTGATGTGGCGGCCTTCCTCATCGGCAGGTTCCGGGGCTCGGACGGAACGGTCGACTGGCCCTGCCGCGGTGAGGTGATCCTCGACCTGCCCGCCCGCGCCGTCGCTCCCTTCGCGCACGACGGGCTGGTCGAGGAGGTGGGTCCCGAGCGCTGCCGCCTGGTCCTCGGCTCCTGGTCGTGGGTCGGCCTGGCCTCGGCCGTCGGCCGCTTCGACGCCGACTTCGAGGTCGTCGGACCGCCCGAGCTGGAGGACGCCTTCGCGCGGCTGGCCCGCCGTTACGCGGGCGGCGGCCGTCAGGCCCGCGCCCCCGAGCGCTGA
- a CDS encoding GDSL-type esterase/lipase family protein translates to MNTQQHWTTTPLTADLLRGALDLERTERGVLPHRLPARARAQCGDPQLLMAESQPSGVRLALRTRATALELDTLPTKRAYTGAPPRPDGVYDLLVDGRLVDQATATGGDTLTVDMATGSVEHRPGPVATVRFTDLPDRVKDVEIWLPHNETTELVALRTDAAVEPAPDRGRRVWLHHGSSISHGSNAASPTTVWPALAASLGGVELVNLGLGGSALLDPFTARAMRDAPADLISLKIGINLVNADLMRLRAFGPAVHGFLDTLREGHPSTPLLVVSPILCPIHEDTPGPCAFDPDSLRAGELRFRATGDPGERAAGKLTLTVIREELSRVVRQRAAEDPNLHYLDGRELYGEADNAELPLPDDLHPDAATHRRIGERFAERAFGAGGPFHGHRP, encoded by the coding sequence ATGAACACCCAGCAGCACTGGACCACCACACCCCTCACCGCGGACCTCCTGCGCGGCGCCCTCGACCTGGAGCGCACCGAGCGCGGCGTGCTGCCGCACCGGCTGCCCGCGCGGGCCCGCGCCCAGTGCGGGGACCCGCAGCTGCTCATGGCCGAGTCCCAGCCCTCCGGGGTACGGCTGGCCCTGCGGACCCGGGCCACCGCCCTCGAACTCGACACGCTGCCCACCAAGCGCGCCTACACGGGGGCCCCGCCCCGCCCGGACGGCGTGTACGACCTGCTCGTGGACGGACGCCTCGTCGACCAGGCCACTGCGACCGGCGGCGACACCCTGACCGTCGACATGGCCACCGGCTCGGTCGAGCACCGGCCCGGACCCGTGGCCACCGTGCGCTTCACCGACTTGCCCGACCGCGTCAAGGACGTCGAGATCTGGCTGCCGCACAACGAGACCACCGAACTCGTCGCCCTGCGCACCGACGCGGCCGTCGAACCCGCACCCGACCGGGGACGCAGGGTGTGGCTGCACCACGGCAGCTCCATCAGCCACGGCTCCAACGCCGCCAGCCCCACCACCGTCTGGCCCGCGCTGGCCGCCTCCCTCGGCGGTGTGGAACTGGTCAACCTCGGCCTGGGCGGCAGCGCCCTGCTCGACCCGTTCACGGCCCGCGCCATGCGCGACGCCCCCGCCGACCTGATCAGCCTCAAGATCGGCATCAACCTGGTCAACGCCGACCTGATGCGCCTGCGCGCCTTCGGTCCCGCGGTGCACGGCTTCCTGGACACCCTCCGGGAGGGGCACCCCAGCACACCGCTGCTGGTCGTCTCGCCGATCCTGTGCCCCATCCACGAGGACACACCCGGCCCGTGCGCCTTCGACCCGGACTCCCTGCGCGCCGGGGAACTGCGGTTCCGGGCCACCGGCGACCCCGGCGAGCGGGCCGCCGGAAAGCTGACGCTCACCGTCATCCGCGAGGAGCTGTCGCGTGTCGTGCGCCAACGCGCGGCCGAGGACCCGAACCTGCACTACCTCGACGGCCGCGAACTCTACGGTGAGGCGGACAACGCCGAACTGCCGCTGCCCGACGACCTGCACCCGGACGCCGCCACACACCGGCGCATCGGTGAGCGCTTCGCCGAACGCGCCTTCGGCGCGGGCGGCCCGTTCCACGGCCACAGACCCTGA
- a CDS encoding TetR/AcrR family transcriptional regulator: MARAGLTTERLTEAGAELADEVGFERVTVSELARRFDVKVASLYSHLRNSQDLRTQIALLALEELADRAADALAGRAGKDALTALANVYRDYAREHPGRYAAAQLRLDPQTAAASAGVRHAQMTRAILRGYDLTEPDQTHAVRLLGSVFHGYVTLELGGGFSHSAPDTQETWTRTLDALDALLRNWPEP, translated from the coding sequence ATGGCACGCGCGGGACTGACCACCGAACGCCTCACCGAGGCGGGAGCAGAGCTGGCAGACGAGGTCGGCTTCGAGCGGGTGACCGTCTCGGAGTTGGCCCGGCGCTTCGACGTCAAGGTCGCCAGCCTGTACTCACACCTGCGCAACTCCCAGGACCTGAGAACACAGATCGCCCTGCTCGCCCTGGAGGAACTCGCCGACCGGGCCGCCGACGCCCTGGCCGGACGGGCGGGCAAGGACGCCCTGACCGCCCTGGCCAACGTCTACCGCGACTACGCCCGCGAGCATCCGGGCCGCTACGCCGCGGCCCAGCTCAGACTCGACCCGCAGACGGCCGCCGCCAGCGCCGGTGTCCGGCACGCACAGATGACGCGGGCGATCCTGCGCGGCTACGACCTGACCGAGCCGGACCAGACCCACGCGGTCCGCCTGCTGGGCAGCGTCTTCCACGGCTACGTGACCCTGGAACTGGGCGGAGGGTTCAGCCACAGCGCCCCCGACACCCAGGAGACCTGGACACGGACCCTGGACGCCCTCGACGCCCTGCTGCGCAACTGGCCCGAGCCCTGA
- a CDS encoding Mut7-C RNAse domain-containing protein: MLDLSFAPELRFFLPSRHRSGTVRLEGDSTSTLGHVVQSLGVPLTEVGALRVDGRTAPASHIPAPGEAVEVLPVQYPQRLPFAEPRFLLDVHLGTLARRLRLLGLDTAYDNDRDDPSLFRQANAEDRVLLTRDRGLLSRSGLRAGGYVREQLPAGQLREVLERFAPPLRPWTRCPACNGALVHAAKEEVREDLEAGTRATYDVFARCSGCERVYWPGAHHSRLAQIVREAQKLVSARSGPA, encoded by the coding sequence ATGCTGGACCTGAGCTTCGCGCCCGAACTGCGGTTCTTCCTGCCCTCACGGCACCGGAGCGGAACCGTGCGCCTGGAGGGCGACTCCACCTCCACCCTCGGACACGTCGTCCAGTCGTTGGGCGTACCCCTGACCGAGGTCGGCGCGCTGCGCGTCGACGGCCGTACCGCCCCCGCCTCCCACATCCCCGCCCCGGGCGAGGCCGTGGAGGTCCTGCCCGTGCAGTACCCGCAGCGCCTGCCCTTCGCCGAGCCGCGGTTCCTGCTCGACGTGCACCTGGGCACCCTGGCCCGGCGCCTGCGCCTGCTGGGTCTGGACACCGCCTACGACAACGACCGCGACGACCCCTCCCTGTTCCGCCAGGCCAACGCCGAGGACAGGGTGCTGCTCACCCGCGACCGCGGACTGTTGAGCCGCAGCGGCCTGCGGGCGGGCGGCTACGTGCGCGAGCAGCTGCCCGCCGGGCAGCTGCGCGAGGTGCTGGAGCGCTTCGCTCCGCCTCTGCGGCCCTGGACCCGCTGCCCGGCGTGCAACGGCGCACTGGTGCACGCCGCCAAGGAGGAGGTACGCGAGGACCTGGAGGCGGGCACCCGCGCCACCTACGACGTGTTCGCGCGCTGCTCCGGGTGCGAGCGGGTGTACTGGCCCGGCGCCCACCACTCCCGGCTGGCCCAGATCGTGCGCGAGGCCCAGAAGTTGGTGTCCGCGCGCTCCGGACCGGCCTGA
- a CDS encoding VOC family protein, with product MSVTTTTHLNLRGDARAALDFYHSVFGGDVVAVTYKDAGNVTNPDEADWVVWGQVVADNGFRVMAYDVPSAMPWDQGENAVFVSVRGDSADEITGFWEKLSVGSTIVQPLEPSQWAPLYGMLKDRFGVVWVLDVAAPYNG from the coding sequence ATGTCCGTCACGACCACGACCCACCTGAACCTGCGCGGCGACGCCCGCGCGGCGCTCGACTTCTACCACTCCGTCTTCGGCGGGGACGTCGTCGCCGTCACCTACAAGGACGCGGGCAACGTGACCAACCCCGACGAGGCGGACTGGGTGGTCTGGGGCCAGGTGGTCGCGGACAACGGGTTCCGCGTCATGGCCTACGACGTGCCCTCGGCGATGCCGTGGGACCAGGGCGAGAACGCCGTCTTCGTCTCCGTGCGCGGTGACAGCGCCGACGAGATCACCGGCTTCTGGGAGAAGCTGTCCGTGGGCTCGACCATCGTGCAGCCGCTGGAGCCCTCCCAGTGGGCGCCGCTCTACGGGATGCTCAAGGACCGCTTCGGCGTCGTCTGGGTCCTGGACGTCGCGGCCCCCTACAACGGCTGA
- a CDS encoding FAD-binding oxidoreductase: MSGIAGRLTAAVGAEQVVTDPAVLEGYSHDEAEWAPHGSPAALVRPRHTQDVAAAVAVCAELGVPVVGRGAGTGLSGAANAVDGWVVVSFERMNRVLEVDPVQQTATVQPGVVNNDLRERVARDGLWYPPDPASAPWSTIGGNVATNAGGLCCVKYGVTRDYVLGMEAVVGSGEVVRLGRTTAKGVTGYDLCGLMVGSEGTLGLVTEVTLRMRPLRTGTEHTVVGYFDSLVEAGRAVAAVSAAGVVPSAMELIDRFCLQAVDEWKNMGLSAEGEVLLLARSDQPGAAGEEEADRILACFEAEGAVYAVRSTDEEEAEALFEARRLAYPALERLGPLLTEDMCLPKAKVPLMLERIEAIGRRFDTRIGNIAHAGDGNLHPLFIVPAGDEDAKKRAQEAFEVIVDEAIALGGTVTGEHGVGLLKMRGAAREMGPHVLAMHRAVKDALDPRGIFNPGKVFAAS; the protein is encoded by the coding sequence ATGTCCGGGATCGCCGGGAGACTGACGGCAGCGGTCGGCGCGGAGCAGGTGGTCACCGACCCCGCCGTTCTTGAGGGCTACTCCCACGACGAGGCCGAGTGGGCTCCCCACGGCAGCCCGGCCGCGCTCGTGCGCCCCCGCCACACCCAGGACGTGGCGGCCGCGGTGGCCGTGTGCGCGGAACTGGGCGTCCCCGTGGTCGGGCGCGGAGCCGGGACGGGGCTGTCGGGTGCGGCCAACGCCGTGGACGGCTGGGTCGTGGTCTCCTTCGAGCGGATGAACCGTGTCCTGGAGGTCGACCCCGTACAGCAGACCGCCACCGTGCAACCGGGCGTGGTCAACAACGACCTGCGCGAACGGGTGGCCCGGGACGGCCTGTGGTACCCGCCGGACCCGGCCTCCGCGCCCTGGTCGACCATCGGCGGCAACGTGGCCACCAACGCGGGCGGCCTGTGCTGCGTCAAGTACGGGGTCACCCGCGACTACGTGCTGGGCATGGAGGCGGTCGTGGGCTCGGGCGAGGTGGTGCGGCTGGGCCGGACCACCGCCAAGGGCGTGACCGGCTACGACCTGTGCGGGCTCATGGTGGGCTCGGAGGGGACGCTGGGCCTGGTCACCGAGGTGACGCTGCGGATGCGGCCGCTGCGTACCGGCACCGAGCACACCGTGGTGGGCTACTTCGACTCCCTGGTGGAGGCCGGCAGGGCCGTCGCGGCGGTCTCGGCGGCCGGGGTGGTGCCCTCGGCGATGGAGCTGATCGACCGGTTCTGCCTCCAGGCGGTGGACGAGTGGAAGAACATGGGCCTGTCCGCCGAGGGCGAGGTGCTGCTGCTGGCGCGCAGCGACCAGCCCGGGGCGGCGGGCGAGGAGGAGGCCGACCGCATCCTGGCGTGCTTCGAGGCGGAGGGCGCGGTCTACGCGGTGCGCTCCACCGACGAGGAGGAGGCCGAGGCCCTGTTCGAGGCCCGCCGCCTGGCCTACCCGGCGCTGGAGCGGCTCGGCCCGCTGCTGACCGAGGACATGTGCCTGCCCAAGGCGAAGGTGCCCCTGATGCTGGAGCGCATCGAGGCGATCGGCAGGCGCTTCGACACCCGCATCGGCAACATCGCGCACGCCGGTGACGGCAACCTGCACCCGCTGTTCATCGTCCCGGCCGGTGACGAGGACGCCAAGAAGCGCGCACAGGAGGCCTTCGAGGTGATCGTGGACGAGGCGATCGCCCTGGGCGGCACGGTCACCGGCGAGCACGGCGTGGGCCTGCTGAAGATGCGCGGCGCCGCCCGGGAGATGGGCCCGCACGTGCTCGCCATGCACCGGGCCGTCAAGGACGCCCTGGACCCGCGGGGCATCTTCAACCCGGGCAAGGTCTTCGCCGCGTCGTAG
- a CDS encoding LLM class flavin-dependent oxidoreductase, with translation MTELGAVFRPQLPPERLRSVARAADEAGLDQLWLWEDCFLESGVAAASAALAWTENLTVGVGLLPVPLRNVALTAMETATLHRLFPGRVRIGVGHGVQDWMAQVGARPDSPLALLREHLDALRALLAGERVTSRGRYVTLDDVALDYPPTAPVPVLAGARGPRTLHLSGQAADGTILDAAAGVDGVRRARRLVDQGREAAGRPGHHPVTVYLLAATGPGADRRMAAELRAEGLTPQTGVAGDADRVAEAVRHMAEAGADTVVLQPTADEPDPEGFVRFTAERVRPLLS, from the coding sequence ATGACCGAACTCGGAGCCGTCTTCCGCCCCCAACTGCCCCCCGAGCGCCTGCGCTCCGTGGCCCGCGCGGCCGACGAGGCCGGACTCGACCAGCTCTGGCTGTGGGAGGACTGCTTCCTGGAGAGCGGCGTGGCCGCCGCCTCCGCCGCCCTGGCCTGGACCGAGAACCTCACCGTGGGCGTGGGCCTGCTCCCCGTCCCCCTGCGCAACGTCGCCCTGACCGCGATGGAGACCGCCACCCTGCACCGGCTCTTCCCCGGCCGCGTGCGCATCGGCGTGGGCCACGGCGTGCAGGACTGGATGGCCCAGGTCGGCGCGCGCCCCGACTCCCCTCTCGCCCTCCTGCGCGAACACCTGGACGCGCTGCGCGCCCTGCTGGCCGGGGAGCGGGTCACCTCCCGGGGCCGTTACGTCACCTTGGACGACGTCGCCCTGGACTACCCTCCCACCGCCCCCGTCCCCGTACTGGCCGGTGCCCGCGGACCGCGGACCCTGCACCTGAGCGGACAGGCCGCCGACGGCACCATCCTGGACGCCGCGGCGGGAGTGGACGGCGTGCGACGGGCACGGAGGCTGGTCGACCAGGGGCGCGAGGCCGCAGGGCGTCCCGGCCACCACCCCGTGACCGTCTACCTGCTCGCCGCCACCGGCCCCGGCGCCGACCGGCGCATGGCCGCCGAACTGCGCGCCGAGGGCCTGACGCCGCAGACCGGCGTGGCCGGAGACGCCGACCGCGTCGCCGAGGCGGTGCGGCACATGGCCGAGGCCGGAGCCGACACCGTGGTGTTGCAGCCCACGGCCGACGAGCCCGACCCCGAGGGCTTCGTGCGCTTCACCGCCGAACGGGTCCGCCCGCTCCTGTCCTGA
- the corA gene encoding magnesium/cobalt transporter CorA, which produces MIIDKAIYHDGRRQEIEGDISDAFDEARREQGDCFVWIGLHEPTAEEFGLIEEELTLHPLAVEDALTAHQRPKLEHYDDTLFAVVKTLAYHEETSDVEVGEATLFIGEDFVVSVRHGAANPLDRVRRRLEADPTLLAMGPAAVLYGVCDEIVDHYGTVVHEIESDIIELERAVFRPRGSDVTEDIYHLKREVLEFRSAESPLIPVLEEIAKGRIQRFEETREYFRDVLDHLLRVDDQVDDHNELLTSALTAHLALLGKQQNEDVRKISSWAAVIAIPTMIAGFYGMNFDHMPELHWLFGYPLIMGVMVGASGLAYHRLRKNGWL; this is translated from the coding sequence GTGATCATAGACAAGGCGATTTACCACGACGGCAGGCGCCAGGAGATCGAGGGCGACATCAGCGACGCCTTCGACGAGGCCCGCCGCGAGCAGGGCGACTGCTTCGTGTGGATCGGGCTCCACGAACCCACCGCGGAGGAGTTCGGCCTCATCGAGGAGGAGCTCACCCTCCACCCCCTGGCCGTGGAGGACGCGCTCACCGCCCACCAGCGCCCCAAACTGGAACACTACGACGACACCCTGTTCGCCGTGGTCAAGACGCTCGCCTACCACGAGGAGACCTCCGACGTCGAGGTCGGCGAGGCGACGCTGTTCATCGGCGAGGACTTCGTGGTCAGTGTCCGCCACGGCGCCGCCAATCCGCTCGACCGCGTCCGCAGGCGTCTGGAGGCCGATCCCACCCTGCTGGCCATGGGCCCCGCCGCCGTGCTCTACGGGGTGTGCGACGAGATCGTCGACCACTACGGCACGGTGGTGCACGAGATCGAGTCCGACATCATCGAGCTGGAGCGCGCGGTCTTCCGTCCCCGCGGCTCGGACGTGACCGAGGACATCTACCACCTCAAACGCGAGGTGCTGGAGTTCCGCAGCGCGGAGAGCCCGCTCATCCCGGTGCTGGAGGAGATCGCCAAGGGGCGCATCCAGCGGTTCGAGGAGACCAGGGAGTACTTCCGCGACGTCCTGGACCACCTGCTGCGGGTGGACGACCAGGTCGACGACCACAACGAGCTGCTCACCAGCGCGCTCACCGCCCACCTGGCCCTGCTGGGCAAGCAGCAGAACGAGGACGTCCGCAAGATCTCCTCCTGGGCGGCCGTCATCGCGATTCCCACCATGATCGCCGGGTTCTACGGCATGAACTTCGACCACATGCCCGAACTGCACTGGCTGTTCGGATACCCCCTCATCATGGGCGTGATGGTCGGCGCCTCCGGCCTGGCCTACCACCGGCTGCGCAAGAACGGCTGGTTGTAG
- a CDS encoding MOSC domain-containing protein: MGPVVESVSCGSGHTFSKEVLPRIRLLAGLGVEGDAHLGATVQHLSRIAVNPDQPNLRQVHLVAAELLEEVGEAGFAVSPGQLGENITTRGLDLLSLSAGTVLSFGDGASVRVTGLRNPCAQIDGFSRGLLKQVLRRGEDGTVVRRAGVMGVVLTSGTVEPGTPVRVRVPRGAHTPLERV, from the coding sequence ATGGGCCCGGTGGTGGAGTCGGTCAGCTGCGGTTCCGGACACACCTTCAGCAAGGAGGTCCTGCCACGGATCCGCCTTCTGGCCGGGCTGGGCGTGGAGGGTGACGCCCACCTGGGCGCCACCGTTCAGCACCTGTCCCGGATCGCGGTGAATCCCGACCAGCCCAATCTGCGCCAGGTCCACCTGGTGGCCGCCGAACTCCTGGAGGAGGTCGGCGAGGCGGGATTCGCGGTCTCCCCGGGCCAACTGGGCGAGAACATCACCACCCGCGGTCTGGACCTGCTGTCCCTGTCCGCGGGCACCGTCCTGTCCTTCGGTGACGGGGCCAGCGTGCGGGTCACCGGCCTGCGCAATCCCTGCGCGCAGATCGACGGTTTCTCCCGGGGGCTGCTCAAACAGGTTCTGCGCCGCGGGGAGGACGGCACCGTGGTGCGCAGGGCCGGAGTCATGGGCGTCGTGCTGACCAGCGGCACCGTCGAACCCGGTACGCCGGTGCGCGTGCGGGTGCCCCGGGGCGCCCACACACCTCTCGAACGGGTGTGA
- a CDS encoding SDR family oxidoreductase has product MKTVLVTGGTGTLGRPVVERLRRAGHQVRSLSRHPDPEDPASFAVDLRRGTGLSDAVQGVDTVVHCASTPSGGDIEAATHLIRAVREAGVAHLVYVSIVGVDRVPLGYYGTKHTVESALAASGLGWTVLRATQFHDLVRRLCAGAARLPLMPVPDVDVQPVAVEEVASRLAHLADRPPAGRVADMGGPRVESFRDLAAAYQRWAGTDLRTVPVRLPGAVFAAYRAGGHLAPDRAVGKVTFAEFLADRNPE; this is encoded by the coding sequence ATGAAGACAGTCCTCGTCACCGGCGGTACCGGCACCCTGGGACGGCCCGTCGTGGAACGCCTGCGCCGGGCCGGGCACCAGGTGCGCAGCCTGAGCCGCCACCCCGATCCGGAGGACCCCGCGTCCTTCGCCGTGGACCTGCGCCGGGGCACCGGGCTGTCCGACGCGGTCCAGGGCGTGGACACCGTCGTGCACTGCGCCAGCACGCCCTCGGGCGGCGACATCGAGGCGGCCACCCACCTGATCCGCGCGGTCCGCGAGGCGGGTGTGGCGCACCTGGTCTACGTCTCCATCGTCGGCGTGGACCGGGTTCCGCTGGGCTACTACGGGACCAAGCACACCGTGGAGAGCGCGCTGGCGGCCTCCGGTCTGGGGTGGACGGTGCTGCGCGCCACCCAGTTCCACGACCTGGTGCGCAGGCTGTGCGCGGGCGCGGCCCGCCTGCCCCTCATGCCCGTCCCCGACGTGGACGTGCAGCCCGTGGCGGTCGAGGAGGTCGCCTCCCGCCTGGCCCACCTGGCCGACCGTCCTCCGGCCGGGCGCGTGGCGGACATGGGCGGCCCGCGCGTGGAGTCCTTCCGCGACCTGGCCGCGGCCTACCAGCGCTGGGCGGGGACGGACCTGCGGACGGTGCCCGTACGCCTGCCGGGCGCCGTCTTCGCCGCCTACCGCGCCGGAGGCCACCTGGCCCCGGACCGGGCGGTGGGCAAGGTGACCTTCGCGGAGTTCCTGGCCGACCGGAACCCGGAGTGA